The Peribacillus sp. FSL P2-0133 genome has a segment encoding these proteins:
- a CDS encoding sulfite exporter TauE/SafE family protein gives MTIILLLVISFAASFVGTLAGSGGLIGMPSLLLIGLPIHQVIGSVKFSNMFSSFSSFYILFKKKQLKLKDALQLIPFALFGGLCGGLLANSFSEKAMNLLAICLLTVALIMNFIKKPQPSDESDWHLPKKVYPSLFGISVYDGMFGPGQATMLMYTFLRNGATYLQSLAFTRFQTFISCTAAFITYFIAGNIAWEIAIYYTIGSLIGSQLALRVAQKISTRQLKFILHSVTIALLIQLVIRVAFP, from the coding sequence TTGACGATCATTTTACTGCTTGTCATCAGTTTTGCAGCATCCTTTGTCGGCACATTGGCTGGGAGCGGCGGCCTTATCGGAATGCCATCCCTTCTTTTGATAGGTTTACCCATACACCAGGTTATTGGTTCAGTCAAATTTTCCAATATGTTTTCTTCTTTTTCTAGCTTTTATATTTTATTCAAGAAAAAACAGCTAAAATTGAAGGATGCCCTCCAGTTAATCCCATTTGCCCTTTTCGGTGGCTTATGCGGTGGCCTGCTTGCTAATTCATTCTCTGAGAAGGCAATGAATTTGTTAGCCATCTGTCTCTTGACTGTCGCTTTGATCATGAATTTCATAAAAAAACCGCAACCTTCCGATGAATCGGATTGGCATCTCCCAAAAAAGGTTTATCCATCCCTATTCGGAATCAGTGTCTATGACGGAATGTTCGGACCCGGACAGGCAACCATGCTCATGTATACCTTTTTAAGAAATGGTGCCACCTACCTTCAATCCCTGGCCTTTACTAGATTCCAAACTTTCATTAGCTGTACAGCTGCATTCATTACCTATTTCATTGCCGGTAACATTGCATGGGAGATTGCCATTTATTACACGATCGGTTCCCTTATCGGATCACAGCTAGCCTTGCGTGTGGCGCAAAAAATCTCCACTCGACAATTGAAATTCATTTTACATTCGGTTACGATCGCATTGTTAATTCAATTGGTCATCAGAGTCGCGTTTCCTTAA
- a CDS encoding LysR family transcriptional regulator, which yields MSFSEFHLLSVLAQEMNMRKAAERLFVSQPALSQRLQSIEKDWGSKLFLRSQKGLSLTPAGEAVIRLANEVIEKEEKVRESIQAMDHEVYGTLKIACASIVGQNWLPQVLKKFVQKYPYAKISLITGWSSEILKSLYEGQVHIGIIRGAPDWKGVKQHLFTDMLYLVDTEMKELNQVFETDRPFIQFKSDSNYYQEIQDWWHRQFKTTPKNTIVVDQIETCKQMVFNGIGYAILPAITLHDKDTNVFKIPLLDGHNHSIERDTWLCGYESAFQLKQVQAFTEVVKEHIRDQGML from the coding sequence ATGTCATTTTCAGAATTTCATTTATTATCCGTGCTTGCTCAGGAAATGAATATGAGAAAAGCAGCTGAGCGGTTGTTCGTTTCCCAGCCGGCTTTATCACAGCGTTTACAATCCATAGAAAAGGATTGGGGCTCGAAACTGTTTCTGCGTTCACAAAAAGGGCTGTCACTGACGCCTGCAGGTGAAGCGGTAATTCGTTTGGCCAATGAGGTCATCGAAAAAGAAGAAAAGGTCAGGGAAAGTATTCAAGCTATGGACCATGAAGTATATGGGACTTTGAAAATAGCCTGTGCTTCGATTGTCGGCCAAAATTGGCTGCCCCAAGTATTGAAAAAGTTCGTTCAAAAATATCCGTATGCCAAAATTTCCTTAATCACTGGCTGGAGCAGTGAAATTTTAAAGTCTTTGTATGAAGGACAGGTGCATATTGGCATCATAAGGGGAGCCCCGGATTGGAAAGGGGTAAAACAGCATTTGTTTACGGATATGCTTTATTTGGTGGATACTGAAATGAAGGAACTGAATCAAGTGTTCGAAACGGACCGGCCATTCATTCAGTTTAAAAGCGATTCGAATTATTATCAGGAAATCCAGGACTGGTGGCATCGGCAATTTAAAACGACGCCAAAAAACACCATTGTCGTGGATCAAATCGAAACATGCAAACAAATGGTGTTCAATGGTATAGGATATGCAATCCTGCCAGCCATCACTTTACATGATAAAGATACGAATGTTTTTAAAATCCCTCTACTGGATGGGCATAACCACTCAATCGAACGAGATACATGGCTTTGCGGCTATGAATCTGCCTTCCAGTTAAAGCAAGTGCAAGCATTCACGGAAGTGGTGAAAGAGCATATTCGCGACCAAGGAATGTTATAG
- the dapD gene encoding 2,3,4,5-tetrahydropyridine-2,6-dicarboxylate N-acetyltransferase has product MNKMDANEIISFISNSKKSTPVKVYVKGDLEGMDFGPASKTFITGNTGVVFGEWSEVEEAIKAAGSKIEDYVVENDRRNSAIPLLDLKGIKARIEPGAIIRDQVSIGDNAVIMMGASINIGSVIGEGTMIDMNAILGGRATVGKNCHVGAGAVLAGVIEPPSAQPVILEDDVLIGANAVVLEGVKIGQGSVVAAGAVVTKDVPPYSVAAGIPARVIKQIDEKTKSKTEIMQELRQL; this is encoded by the coding sequence ATGAATAAAATGGATGCAAACGAAATTATTTCTTTTATCTCAAATAGTAAAAAATCTACACCTGTAAAGGTATATGTCAAAGGCGATTTAGAAGGCATGGATTTTGGTCCAGCTTCTAAAACTTTCATAACAGGAAATACAGGTGTTGTATTCGGTGAGTGGTCTGAAGTCGAAGAAGCAATCAAGGCAGCAGGATCAAAAATCGAGGATTATGTAGTTGAAAATGATCGCCGAAACTCTGCCATTCCTTTATTGGACCTAAAAGGCATCAAAGCCCGTATCGAGCCTGGCGCAATAATCCGTGACCAAGTATCCATTGGAGACAACGCAGTAATCATGATGGGTGCATCAATCAATATTGGTTCTGTCATCGGTGAAGGCACAATGATCGACATGAACGCAATACTGGGCGGGCGTGCAACAGTGGGTAAAAACTGTCACGTAGGTGCAGGTGCCGTTTTAGCAGGTGTCATCGAGCCGCCTTCCGCACAACCGGTCATTTTGGAAGATGATGTTTTAATCGGAGCTAATGCGGTCGTACTAGAAGGTGTGAAAATCGGTCAAGGTTCAGTTGTGGCGGCTGGTGCAGTTGTAACGAAAGACGTTCCTCCTTACTCCGTGGCTGCTGGTATCCCGGCGAGGGTCATTAAACAAATTGACGAAAAAACAAAATCAAAAACAGAAATCATGCAAGAACTTCGTCAACTTTAA
- a CDS encoding N-acetyldiaminopimelate deacetylase — protein sequence MNPFAEIRRDLHQIPEIGFKEFKTQQYLLNYIMKLAPERMEIETWRTGIFVKVKGMNPRKTIGYRADIDGLPIKEETGLPFASNHDEYMHACGHDFHMSIGLGLLTYFTENPIDDDLLFIFQPAEEGPGGAEPMLKSETMKKWKPDMILALHIAPEYPVGTIAVKEGLLFANTSELFIDLRGKGGHAAYPHETNDMVIAACSLVGQLQTIVSRNVNPLDSAVITVGKITGGTVQNIIAETARLEGTIRTLNPESMVKVKARIKALVDGIQVGYECLAEIDYGAMYHQVYNEERLTREFMEFTEKSTAVHLHRCTEAMTGEDFGYMLKEIPGFMFWLGVSSDYGLHHAKLSPDETAIELAINHLTDYITFKGSEA from the coding sequence ATAAATCCTTTTGCCGAGATCCGGCGTGATTTGCATCAAATACCGGAGATAGGGTTCAAAGAATTCAAGACGCAGCAATACCTACTGAATTACATAATGAAACTGGCCCCGGAGCGAATGGAAATAGAAACTTGGCGGACTGGGATATTCGTGAAAGTGAAGGGAATGAACCCGCGGAAAACAATTGGCTACCGGGCTGATATTGACGGTCTGCCGATAAAAGAGGAAACTGGATTGCCGTTCGCATCCAACCACGATGAATATATGCATGCCTGCGGTCATGATTTTCATATGAGCATAGGTTTGGGATTATTGACATATTTCACCGAAAATCCAATCGATGATGACTTGCTATTCATCTTCCAGCCCGCAGAAGAGGGTCCTGGCGGAGCTGAACCCATGCTTAAATCGGAAACGATGAAAAAATGGAAGCCGGATATGATTCTTGCATTACATATTGCTCCAGAGTATCCAGTTGGGACGATTGCCGTTAAAGAAGGGCTTCTATTTGCCAATACATCTGAATTATTCATCGATTTGAGGGGGAAAGGAGGGCATGCAGCCTATCCGCATGAAACAAATGACATGGTCATTGCGGCATGCTCGCTTGTAGGGCAGCTGCAAACAATCGTTTCCAGGAATGTCAATCCACTTGATTCAGCTGTCATTACAGTTGGGAAGATTACTGGAGGCACCGTTCAAAATATTATTGCGGAGACAGCGCGGTTAGAAGGCACAATACGCACCCTTAACCCCGAATCGATGGTAAAGGTCAAGGCAAGAATAAAAGCGCTTGTGGATGGCATACAAGTGGGATATGAGTGCTTGGCTGAAATCGACTATGGTGCGATGTATCACCAGGTGTATAATGAAGAACGGTTGACCCGGGAATTCATGGAATTTACAGAGAAGTCAACTGCTGTTCATTTGCATCGCTGTACGGAAGCGATGACTGGTGAAGATTTTGGTTATATGTTAAAGGAGATTCCAGGATTCATGTTCTGGCTGGGGGTTTCATCGGATTACGGATTG